Proteins encoded together in one Rhizobacter sp. J219 window:
- a CDS encoding cytochrome c — protein sequence MKRALGALLALLVLAGGVIVALNLRGEDALDDAAPTSATAAPELVQRGEYLARAGNCMGCHTDRGGAPYAGGRGIDTPFGTIYSPNLTPDMATGLGSWSAGHFWRALHNGRSRDGRLLSPAFPYTSYTLVTRADSDALYAYLRSLPAVTQPNRPHAMRFPYGTQAALAVWRALYFKPEAHTPDASQTAAWNRGAYLVRGLGHCTACHGHRNALGATGGTLDLSGGLIPVQNWYAPSLSDPQEAGVSHWSPQETATLLKAGVSPRASVLGPMAEVVVGSTQHLRDDDLLAMAEYLRSLPPTRSRVTRLEGPAPDLARGAKLYGLHCAGCHGEKGEGAKGIYPALAGNRAVTMATPANLVRVLMEGGFTPSTAGNPRPFGMPPFAGVLGDDDIAALLSHVRSAWGNQAAPVSAFEVSRYRER from the coding sequence ATGAAACGCGCGCTGGGTGCATTGCTCGCATTGCTGGTGCTGGCGGGCGGTGTGATCGTGGCCCTCAACCTGCGCGGAGAAGACGCGCTTGACGATGCGGCGCCGACGTCCGCCACCGCCGCGCCCGAGCTGGTCCAGCGTGGCGAGTACCTCGCCCGTGCCGGCAACTGCATGGGCTGCCACACCGATCGCGGCGGTGCACCGTATGCCGGCGGCCGTGGCATCGACACCCCGTTCGGCACGATCTACAGCCCCAATCTCACCCCCGACATGGCGACAGGCCTCGGCAGCTGGAGCGCCGGGCATTTCTGGCGCGCGCTGCACAACGGGCGCTCGCGCGATGGCCGCCTGCTGTCCCCTGCGTTCCCGTACACCAGCTACACGCTGGTCACCCGCGCCGACTCCGACGCCCTCTACGCCTACCTGCGCAGCCTGCCGGCAGTCACCCAGCCGAACCGCCCGCATGCGATGCGCTTTCCCTACGGCACGCAGGCGGCGCTGGCCGTGTGGCGCGCGCTCTATTTCAAACCCGAGGCGCACACGCCCGACGCATCGCAGACGGCCGCCTGGAACCGCGGCGCCTACCTCGTGCGCGGCCTCGGGCACTGCACCGCGTGCCACGGCCACCGCAATGCGCTCGGCGCCACCGGCGGCACGCTCGACCTGAGCGGCGGGCTGATTCCGGTGCAGAACTGGTACGCCCCGTCGTTGAGCGACCCGCAGGAGGCAGGCGTCAGCCACTGGTCGCCACAGGAGACCGCCACGCTCCTCAAGGCCGGCGTGAGCCCGAGGGCCTCGGTGCTCGGCCCGATGGCCGAGGTGGTGGTGGGCAGCACGCAGCACCTGCGCGACGACGACCTGCTCGCGATGGCCGAGTACCTGCGCAGCCTGCCGCCCACCCGTTCACGCGTGACGCGCCTCGAAGGTCCGGCGCCCGACCTCGCGCGTGGCGCGAAGCTCTACGGCCTGCATTGCGCCGGCTGTCACGGCGAGAAAGGCGAGGGCGCCAAAGGCATCTACCCGGCGCTCGCCGGCAATCGCGCCGTCACGATGGCCACGCCGGCGAACCTGGTGCGCGTGCTGATGGAAGGCGGCTTCACGCCGTCGACCGCGGGCAATCCGCGGCCCTTTGGCATGCCGCCGTTTGCGGGCGTGCTGGGTGACGACGACATCGCCGCGCTGCTCTCGCATGTGCGCAGCGCCTGGGGCAACCAGGCCGCGCCGGTGTCGGCCTTCGAGGTGTCGCGCTACCGCGAGCGCTGA